One part of the Mariniflexile litorale genome encodes these proteins:
- the miaB gene encoding tRNA (N6-isopentenyl adenosine(37)-C2)-methylthiotransferase MiaB, which produces MEKIIDENKQGESLVLEQKEGNKRKLFIESYGCAMNFSDSEIVASILTNQGYNTTQNLEDADLVLVNTCSIRDKAEQTVRKRLEKYNAVKRDINPKMKVGVLGCMAERLKTKFLEEEKIVDLVVGPDAYKDLPNLLAEVDEGHDAINVILSKEETYGDISPVRLNSNGVTAFVSITRGCDNMCTFCVVPFTRGRERSRDPQSIIEEINDLSNKGYKEVTLLGQNVDSYLWYGGGLKKDFDKASGLQQATAVNFAKLLDQCAKAQPKMRIRFSTSNPQDLTMDVVEAMAKHRNICNHIHLPVQSGSDRILKEMNRLHTREEYMQLIDNIKRIIPDCAISQDMIVGFPTETEADFQDTMSLMEYVKYDFGYMFTYSERPGTLAERKMEDDVPEADKKRRLAEMVELQQVHSGFRTRQNLNTIVEVLIEKESKKSDAHWSGRTQQSLVTVFPKGNYKIGDFVNVKVTDSTSATLIGEAIGYSINN; this is translated from the coding sequence ATGGAAAAGATAATTGACGAAAACAAACAAGGAGAATCTTTAGTTCTTGAACAAAAAGAAGGTAATAAACGTAAACTTTTTATAGAAAGTTATGGTTGCGCTATGAATTTTAGCGACAGCGAAATTGTAGCTTCTATTTTAACCAATCAAGGCTATAACACTACTCAAAATTTAGAAGATGCCGATTTAGTTCTGGTAAACACCTGTTCTATTCGTGATAAAGCAGAACAAACCGTACGCAAACGTTTAGAAAAATACAACGCTGTAAAAAGGGATATTAACCCGAAAATGAAAGTGGGTGTTTTAGGATGTATGGCAGAACGTCTAAAAACGAAGTTTCTTGAAGAAGAAAAAATAGTAGATTTAGTTGTTGGCCCTGATGCATACAAAGACTTACCAAACCTTTTAGCTGAAGTAGATGAGGGTCATGATGCTATTAACGTGATACTTTCTAAAGAAGAAACGTATGGCGATATTTCACCGGTTCGCTTAAACAGCAATGGTGTTACCGCTTTTGTTTCTATAACGCGTGGTTGCGACAACATGTGCACGTTCTGCGTCGTACCTTTTACACGTGGACGTGAGCGCAGTAGAGACCCACAAAGTATTATTGAAGAAATTAACGACTTATCCAATAAAGGCTATAAAGAAGTAACGCTGTTAGGTCAAAATGTAGACAGCTACCTTTGGTATGGTGGTGGTTTGAAAAAGGATTTTGATAAAGCTTCCGGGTTACAACAGGCTACTGCCGTTAACTTCGCAAAATTATTAGACCAATGTGCCAAAGCACAACCTAAAATGCGTATTCGTTTTTCAACGTCCAATCCTCAAGATTTAACGATGGATGTGGTTGAAGCTATGGCGAAACACCGCAATATCTGTAATCACATTCACTTACCAGTACAAAGCGGTAGCGACCGTATTTTAAAAGAAATGAACCGTTTGCATACCCGTGAAGAATACATGCAATTAATAGATAATATTAAACGTATTATTCCTGATTGCGCCATCAGTCAAGATATGATTGTTGGTTTCCCTACAGAGACTGAAGCCGATTTTCAAGATACCATGTCCTTAATGGAATATGTTAAATATGATTTTGGTTATATGTTTACCTATTCAGAGCGTCCAGGAACTTTAGCAGAACGCAAAATGGAAGACGATGTTCCAGAAGCCGACAAAAAACGAAGACTTGCTGAAATGGTTGAACTTCAGCAAGTACATAGTGGTTTTAGAACCAGACAAAATTTAAACACAATTGTTGAGGTGCTTATTGAAAAAGAATCTAAAAAATCGGATGCTCACTGGTCTGGAAGAACCCAACAAAGTTTGGTTACGGTTTTTCCAAAAGGCAACTATAAAATTGGTGATTTTGTAAACGTAAAAGTAACAGATAGTACGAGTGCTACATTGATTGGGGAAGCCATTGGCTATTCAATTAACAATTAA
- a CDS encoding sigma-54 dependent transcriptional regulator, whose translation MESIQAIKQRFGIIGNSPALNRAIEKAIQVSPTDISVLVTGESGVGKESIPKIIHQLSHRKHNKYIAVNCGAIPEGTIDSELFGHEKGSFTGATQTREGYFEVADGGTIFLDEVGELPLTTQVRLLRVLENGEFLKVGSSKVQKTNVRIVAATNVNMFEAIEKEKFREDLYYRLSTVDIHLPPLRHRQEDIHLLFRKFASDFALKYKMPTIKLTDAAIQTLLKHRWAGNIRQLRNIAEQLSVLEQNRTISAETLKSYLPITGSNLPAVIKTSKAESDFSSEREILYKVLFDMKGDLNDLKKLTLELMKNSNVKDVEKNNESLIQKIYGNNDEDDADYEEDASENNDVLSIPEHTTNQDKNEVILDKYHFAEEIEEEETLSLQDKELELIKKSLERHQGKRKLAAAELGISERTLYRKIKQYDL comes from the coding sequence ATGGAATCAATTCAAGCTATAAAACAACGTTTTGGTATTATTGGTAATTCACCAGCACTAAATCGTGCCATAGAAAAAGCGATTCAAGTATCACCCACCGACATTTCAGTATTGGTTACAGGAGAAAGTGGGGTAGGTAAAGAAAGCATTCCAAAAATAATCCATCAACTTTCACATAGAAAGCACAACAAATATATTGCCGTAAACTGTGGCGCCATCCCTGAAGGAACTATTGATAGTGAATTATTTGGTCACGAAAAAGGTTCTTTTACAGGTGCAACACAAACCCGAGAAGGTTATTTCGAGGTCGCCGATGGTGGCACTATTTTTCTAGATGAAGTGGGCGAATTACCACTAACCACCCAAGTGCGTTTATTACGTGTTTTGGAAAATGGTGAATTTTTAAAAGTAGGCTCCAGTAAAGTACAAAAAACCAATGTACGTATTGTTGCGGCTACCAACGTGAACATGTTTGAAGCCATTGAAAAAGAAAAATTTCGTGAAGATTTATATTACCGTTTAAGCACGGTTGATATTCATTTACCACCTTTACGTCATAGGCAAGAAGACATTCATTTATTGTTTAGAAAGTTTGCGAGCGATTTTGCCTTAAAGTATAAAATGCCGACCATCAAATTAACAGATGCTGCCATACAAACCCTTTTAAAACATCGCTGGGCTGGTAATATTCGTCAATTACGAAATATCGCAGAGCAACTTTCGGTTTTAGAACAAAACAGAACCATTTCAGCCGAAACCCTAAAAAGTTATTTACCTATAACAGGCAGTAATTTGCCTGCTGTTATTAAAACTTCAAAAGCTGAAAGCGATTTTAGTAGCGAAAGAGAAATTCTATACAAAGTGCTGTTCGATATGAAAGGAGACTTAAATGATTTAAAGAAGCTCACTTTAGAACTTATGAAAAACAGTAACGTAAAAGATGTTGAAAAAAATAACGAAAGTTTAATTCAAAAGATTTACGGAAATAATGATGAAGACGATGCTGATTACGAAGAAGATGCTTCAGAAAATAACGACGTTTTATCCATTCCAGAACACACCACCAATCAGGATAAAAATGAAGTAATTTTAGACAAATATCATTTTGCTGAAGAAATTGAAGAAGAAGAAACCTTATCATTACAAGATAAAGAATTGGAATTAATAAAAAAATCCCTTGAGCGTCATCAAGGAAAGCGTAAATTAGCAGCTGCCGAATTAGGTATTAGCGAACGTACATTATATAGAAAAATAAAACAATACGATTTGTAA
- a CDS encoding LptE family protein — protein sequence MKNYFFYFLLVTLSLSLFGCGFYSFTGASVPANVKTYQVNRFENNALLVEPGLERDFKLALEDLIQNQTNLSLVPSNGDLVYEGEITDYRVSPTTATSQNTAAQNRLTISVKVRFFNRKKEDDDLEQTFSFYYDYSGSTQLIGAIKTTAHDEIFERLTQDIFNATLAKW from the coding sequence ATGAAAAACTATTTTTTTTACTTCTTACTAGTAACTTTAAGCTTATCTCTTTTTGGTTGCGGTTTTTATTCATTCACAGGTGCATCGGTGCCAGCGAATGTAAAAACCTATCAAGTAAACCGTTTTGAGAACAATGCTCTTTTAGTTGAACCAGGTTTAGAACGCGATTTCAAACTTGCTTTAGAAGATTTAATTCAAAACCAAACCAATTTAAGTCTTGTCCCTTCCAACGGTGATTTGGTTTACGAAGGTGAAATAACCGATTATCGCGTTTCACCAACCACTGCGACCTCACAGAATACAGCTGCACAAAACAGATTAACAATTAGTGTTAAAGTGCGGTTTTTTAATAGAAAAAAGGAAGATGATGATTTAGAACAAACTTTTTCATTTTATTACGATTATTCAGGAAGCACACAACTAATTGGAGCCATAAAAACAACGGCACATGACGAAATTTTTGAGCGCCTTACACAGGATATTTTTAATGCTACTTTAGCAAAATGGTAA
- the secG gene encoding preprotein translocase subunit SecG produces MSTFTIFLALIVVVAFLLIVVIMVQNPKGGGLSSSFGGGGTQQLGGVKKTTDFLDKSTWTLATLLLVLILLSNVAINRGGESADSKALDLDATTSQPLPKPAQPANNTAPVE; encoded by the coding sequence ATGAGTACGTTTACAATATTTTTAGCATTAATAGTTGTGGTAGCATTTTTACTAATTGTAGTAATTATGGTTCAAAACCCTAAAGGTGGTGGATTATCTTCTTCTTTTGGAGGCGGTGGTACACAACAATTAGGTGGTGTAAAAAAGACAACAGACTTTTTAGATAAAAGCACCTGGACATTAGCAACTTTATTGTTGGTGTTAATTCTATTATCTAATGTTGCAATTAACAGAGGTGGTGAAAGTGCAGATTCTAAAGCTTTAGATTTAGATGCTACAACATCACAACCTTTACCTAAACCAGCACAACCAGCAAACAATACTGCTCCTGTAGAGTAG
- the groES gene encoding co-chaperone GroES, producing the protein MSLNIKPLADRVLIEPAPAETKTASGIIIPDNAKEKPQKGTVVAAGKGTKDEPITVKVGDTVLYGKYAGTELKLEGKDYLIMRESDILAIV; encoded by the coding sequence ATGTCATTAAACATTAAACCGTTAGCAGATCGCGTTCTTATAGAACCTGCTCCCGCTGAAACTAAAACAGCATCGGGAATTATTATTCCAGATAACGCTAAAGAAAAACCACAAAAAGGAACTGTTGTTGCTGCTGGAAAAGGCACCAAAGATGAGCCTATTACCGTAAAAGTTGGCGACACTGTTTTATATGGTAAATATGCTGGCACCGAACTTAAATTAGAAGGTAAAGATTATTTAATAATGCGCGAAAGTGACATACTAGCAATTGTCTAA
- a CDS encoding four helix bundle protein, translating into MRDFKKYHIWNLSHELTLEIYSITNSFPKEEIYGLTSQIRRSSASIPTNISEGCGRDSYLEFK; encoded by the coding sequence ATGAGAGACTTTAAAAAGTATCATATTTGGAATTTGAGTCACGAATTAACGTTAGAAATTTACTCTATTACTAATTCATTTCCAAAAGAAGAAATTTACGGTTTAACCTCTCAAATAAGAAGATCTTCAGCCTCAATACCTACAAACATTTCAGAAGGTTGTGGCAGAGATTCATATTTAGAATTCAAATAG